Proteins encoded by one window of Aphidius gifuensis isolate YNYX2018 linkage group LG2, ASM1490517v1, whole genome shotgun sequence:
- the LOC122849185 gene encoding uncharacterized protein LOC122849185, whose product MVRGGRPPHLGWKNGTFKKVFNKEGKLTGAYCTICEKTLANTAQARMNQHKEQCVRTSTFAGTSDVLTIDEIELVDAQVLIISTYPTELDSVSVKETRDLLDEPDTLSSQAITSDKSKNIQKIITKGRKRNIAEYVGLVTPEEKENCDSLLAKLIYGCNLSVDLVQSIHFINYTKALRPGYQPPTVKKLSNDLLLHLHDHVEATAKYSNADGILVVKTNNQDDLKSFLFFIRTQNQKMLYLKKLTCQTGSFDLTQIIIDAISLSMNKFKVIIYAVIINDDLELIDTYKLPDIWWLGCNYSIIQEIETRFISDELIEQTKLLLSKFMSKETSALLRTNGGTEIILDENLTGQVFSLISTCNKNFKAISDVVMKRLIKLDSVTKELLITDVFEEKINYYYDLMQPLLLILDKCKEPEVLMADIIEEWLKLESNSQYDFIKPQINKILTPILLICNLLHPTYKVQRFINDQKRMNEIMILLIDSIGQKGVEELGFYLGGKIFFAKVNITQNYSLSSYWNTITLIYPTISNFANKILLFLAVVPSLKSCQVNIDKLTTNRIDKRTEIF is encoded by the exons atggTTCGTGGTGGAAGACCTCCACATCTAGGTTGGAAAAATGGAAcgtttaaaaaagtttttaataaagaAGGTAAATTAACTGGTGCTTATTGTACAATTTGTGAGAAAACATTGGCCAACACTGCCCAAGCAAGAATGAACCAACACAA agAGCAATGTGTTAGAACTTCAACTTTTGCTGGTACCAGTGACGTGCTCACtattgatgaaattgaatTAGTTGATGCACAGGTTCTAATAATATCAACTTATCCAACAGAACTTGATTCTGTCAGTGTCAAAGAAACACGTGACTTGCTCGATGAACCTGACACACTTAGTTCACAAGCAATAACATCTGACAAGTCcaaaaacattcaaaaaattattacaaaaggtagaaaaagaaatatagcAGAGTATGTTGGTCTTGTTACTCCTGAAGAAAAGGAAAACTGTGATAGTCTTCTtgccaaattaatttatggctGTAATTTGTCTGTTGATTTGGTACaatcaattcattttattaactaCACAAAAGCATTACGCCCTGGTTATCAACCACCGACTGTGAAAAAGTTATCAAATGATTTGTTACTGCATTTACATGATCACGTTGAAGCAACAGCAAAGTACTCCAATGCTGATGGTATATTAGTTGTAAAGACAAATAACCAAGATGATTTAAAATCTTTCCTGTTTTTTATACGTACTCAAAATCAAAAGATGttgtacttaaaaaaattaacttgtcAAACTGGATCATTTGATTTGAcccaaataattattgatgcaATTAGtttatcaatgaataaatttaaagtaataatttatgcTGTGATAATTAATGATGATCTTGAATTAATTGATACATATAAACTTCCAGATATCTGGTGGCTTGGAtgtaattattcaattattcagGAAATCGAGACTCGATTCATAAGTGATGAACTTATTGAACAaacaaaattgttattaaGTAAATTTATGAGTAAAGAAACTTCAGCATTACTAAGAACAAATGGTGGAACAGAAATTATAttagatgaaaatttaactgGTCAAGTATTTTCGCTTATTTCTACgtgcaataaaaatttcaaagcaaTATCAGACGTTGTTATGAAACGACTTATAAAACTGGACTCTGTTACGAAAGAACTGTTGATTACTGATGTTTTtgaagagaaaataaattattattacgatTTAATGCAACCTCTGTTATTGATATTGGACAAATGTAAAGAACCAGAAGTGTTAATGGCTGATATTATTGAGGAATGGCTAAAATTAGAATCAAATAGTCAATATGATTTTATCAAAccacaaattaacaaaatctTGACaccaattttattgatatgtaATCTACTACATCCAACTTATAAAGTTCAACGTTTTATCAACGACCAAAAACGTATGAatgaaataatgattttattaattgattcaaTTGGTCAAAAAGGGGTCGAAGAGCTTGGTTTTTACCTgggtggaaaaattttttttgccaaagTCAACATTACTCAAAATTATTCTCTTTCATCCTATTGGAATACAATTACGTTAATTTATCCAACAATATCGAATTTTGCTAACAAAATTTTGCTTTTTCTTGCTGTTGTTCCATCACTGAAATCTTGTCAAGTAAATATTGATAAGCTGACAACAAACAGAATAGATAAGCGTActgaaattttttag